From a region of the Qipengyuania spongiae genome:
- a CDS encoding DUF2171 domain-containing protein, whose product MTDTSQIREHMEVIGADGVHVGTVDRIEGDRIKLTKKDSGAQIEGATGAHENHHHFISTGLVAEIEGDKVRLSATAANAVTFEEEGDE is encoded by the coding sequence ATGACCGATACCAGCCAGATCAGGGAACACATGGAAGTGATCGGCGCCGACGGCGTCCATGTCGGCACGGTCGACCGTATCGAGGGCGATCGGATCAAGCTGACGAAGAAGGATTCGGGCGCGCAGATCGAAGGTGCGACCGGCGCCCACGAAAACCACCACCACTTTATCTCGACCGGTCTCGTGGCGGAGATCGAGGGCGACAAGGTGCGCCTGAGCGCAACGGCGGCCAACGCAGTCACCTTCGAAGAGGAAGGCGACGAGTAG
- a CDS encoding DUF2171 domain-containing protein, producing the protein MFEKIRIKEHMEVTDANGQHIGTVDEVKDDMIKLTKSDSSDGMHHMVKLDDVEKIDDNRVYLKAGATVPGGTGANA; encoded by the coding sequence ATGTTCGAGAAGATCCGCATCAAGGAACACATGGAAGTCACCGACGCCAACGGCCAGCACATCGGCACGGTCGACGAGGTCAAGGACGACATGATCAAGCTCACCAAGTCCGACAGTTCGGACGGTATGCACCACATGGTGAAGCTCGACGATGTCGAGAAGATCGATGACAACCGTGTCTACCTCAAGGCGGGCGCGACCGTTCCGGGCGGAACCGGCGCCAACGCCTGA
- a CDS encoding ribonucleotide-diphosphate reductase subunit beta, translating to MSLLEARKTYKPFEYPWAYEFWKRQQQIHWMPEEVPLGEDCRDWAQKITEHERNLLTQIFRFFTQADVEVQDCYHDKYGRVFKPTEVKMMLTAFSNMETVHIAAYSHLLDTIGMPESEYSAFMEYEEMKDKHDYLQQFGVDSDEDIARTLAAFGGFTEGLQLFASFAMLMNFPRFNKMKGMGQIVSWSVRDESLHCEGITRLFHEFVRERDCLTKSVKEDITDICQKTVRLEDAFIDLAFEMGPVPGMTAKEIKKYIRYIADWRLGQLGLQPIYMVDDHPLPWLTPLLNGVEHANFFETRATEYSKGATKGNWNDVWSSFDKRNGAKTKAANEEMVASDEGPGLFGDEGSASVAAE from the coding sequence ATGTCCCTTCTCGAAGCCCGCAAGACCTACAAGCCCTTCGAATATCCCTGGGCCTACGAGTTCTGGAAGCGGCAGCAGCAGATCCACTGGATGCCGGAGGAAGTGCCGCTGGGCGAGGATTGCCGCGACTGGGCGCAGAAGATCACCGAGCACGAGCGCAATCTGCTCACCCAGATATTCCGTTTCTTCACACAGGCCGATGTCGAGGTGCAGGATTGCTACCACGACAAATACGGCCGCGTGTTCAAGCCGACGGAAGTGAAGATGATGCTGACCGCGTTCAGCAACATGGAAACCGTCCACATCGCCGCCTATTCGCACCTGCTCGACACGATCGGGATGCCGGAATCCGAATATTCCGCCTTCATGGAATACGAGGAGATGAAGGACAAGCACGACTATCTTCAGCAGTTCGGCGTCGACAGCGACGAGGATATCGCCCGCACGCTGGCGGCGTTCGGCGGCTTCACCGAAGGGCTCCAGCTCTTCGCCAGCTTTGCCATGCTGATGAACTTCCCGCGCTTCAACAAGATGAAGGGGATGGGGCAGATCGTCAGCTGGTCGGTGCGCGACGAATCGCTGCACTGCGAAGGCATCACCCGCCTGTTCCACGAATTCGTGCGCGAGCGCGACTGCCTGACCAAGTCGGTGAAGGAAGACATCACCGACATCTGCCAGAAGACCGTGCGGTTGGAAGATGCCTTCATCGATCTCGCTTTCGAGATGGGCCCGGTGCCCGGCATGACGGCGAAGGAGATCAAGAAATATATCCGCTACATCGCCGACTGGCGGCTGGGCCAGCTGGGCCTGCAGCCGATCTACATGGTCGACGATCACCCGCTGCCCTGGCTGACGCCGCTGCTGAACGGGGTCGAGCACGCCAACTTCTTCGAAACGCGCGCCACCGAATATTCCAAGGGCGCGACCAAGGGTAACTGGAACGACGTCTGGTCGAGCTTCGACAAGCGCAACGGCGCCAAGACCAAGGCCGCGAACGAGGAAATGGTCGCGAGCGACGAGGGTCCGGGGCTGTTCGGGGATGAGGGTTCGGCGAGCGTGGCGGCGGAGTAA
- a CDS encoding DUF1294 domain-containing protein has product MVLALLTPLNIALYLIAINCVAFASFGIDKARAENGWRRTSELNLLALALIGGTPGACAGRKLFRHKTRKQPFSSQLHTIAILQIAALVGLGVFLMP; this is encoded by the coding sequence ATGGTCCTCGCCCTCCTAACCCCACTCAACATCGCGCTCTACCTGATCGCGATCAACTGCGTCGCCTTCGCCAGCTTCGGGATCGACAAGGCGCGGGCGGAGAACGGGTGGCGGCGGACGAGTGAGTTGAACCTGCTTGCTCTGGCGTTGATCGGCGGGACGCCCGGAGCCTGTGCCGGGCGCAAGCTGTTCCGGCACAAGACCCGCAAGCAGCCTTTCTCCAGCCAGCTCCACACCATCGCCATTCTCCAGATCGCGGCGCTGGTCGGGCTCGGCGTCTTCCTGATGCCCTGA